In Microplitis demolitor isolate Queensland-Clemson2020A chromosome 10, iyMicDemo2.1a, whole genome shotgun sequence, the sequence AAGctcttcaaaaattatgatatgTCTTATAGTATGTATCGAAATGTAAGTGCAATTACATTGCTCAGTCTAAGAATCAATACTTTATAagtaaactgaaaaaaatagtgaaataaatttgttaatgaTCAACTGGTTTGTGTGCTAACAGTAACAGTTCATTTTTAGAACCGTACTCACAATCAGTCAGGTACAGTACAAGAATGTTAGTACTGTAATCAGTCTATGCGGAGGAAACTTATTCATATGCGCACACGAGTACGCAATATCCTGCACGAGACTGACGGCTAAATATCACAGAATTAGTGTTTAGCACAAGATCCATTATTGTTTTGCACGCAACTCATTCTGGTAGACACCGTGACAATTCATGTGCCGCCAATGACTGCAAATGATTGACACCATTACTCCCTTTAGGCTGCCCGCGAACTACATCTTtcgaatcaaaataaaatatttaaaatattttttctagaaaCTGTAGATAAacgtttacaaaaaaaaagcatacTTTCTTTTTGTTATAAAGTCATTTTGCTCTACTCTAGGTTAGCCCAAAACAAAACTGTTTTTTCGAatcttattcaaaaatttattggctCAACAAGTTTCAAGAACCCGTAATATAAATCAggtcgataaaaaatttttcagtggtcactcttaaattttgagatttccaaaaatcattgaaatagAATGTTAGATCCTCAGACACAAAAGAAATGAGTTTTCACATACTTTCTGCTTTCCAATCAGTTTTTTTAGGGCTCTCTATTCTTATTTTCTCTACATATTTTTCGCTCAACAtagtaatcttaaaatttacagCAATTTTTTACATACTGTTATTTAGGAACCAGATGTTCATTCAGAAAAAGAAACATTTGAGGATATAGTTCAATCTGCTTCCATGACTTTTGTCACTCAACCTAATGGTTCAAGAACTATTCAcgtaagttaaaaataaaactcattaTTACATAGTTACTAAATACTTtcatttctaaaatttttttttagagtggATCCATTGGTTCCGAAAATTTGTTTATCATTCCTATTCCACAGAGCCGTAAATatcagttttataaattcaatagttatgataactattattacacacataatgacaataaatacCAAACATCTTACGCTCATAAAAGTCCGATTACGAAATATCCTTATCGTGAGTACGTCAATCAATGTCATAGCGTATCATCTTAGTAATAATTCCAATGAATATGATTTCAcagtttcaaataataatttttatacgtaCTACCAACAAATGAATACTATACCAGACACAATCTATCCGGAAATActgattattattgattatgaGTTGTTGGTAAATATTGGAGaagacaaaataattatttacttgatacagTTTTGGAATCAAGTTGATTTACTGTTTCGTACCTTAAGCAATCCACAGTATAAATTGAACATTGCTGGAATTGTTATACCTATGGTAATGATTATTGatgttatgataaaaataggTTAGATCTACGAAAAttgttatgttttttattgataagtgACGTAAATCGTCGATTTTAGATCGTATCAATTGAACATTTAAAGAATTACAAGTTTCAAATCTACGGTAATTTGCTATAATTATACCGTAATAATAGCTACACCAGTTGTCGATCTGCATAAATCTACAGTAATAGATTAACATAGAtctcaactttttttccccggccattgcaattaatttttaatattaatcatactttgatattttttttaatatttgttaaaatttccatttcacCAACTTGGTTGATAATCATTTTTCTCCATTGAATAATAGGAGCCAGATACTTTACAATACTTGACTGATGGTTCATTTTCTTCATACGGCCGAAATAATGTTGATTTGCATATTGCATTAAGATCCTTcaaaaaatggatttatcaacAAAGATATGTAATCCCTATCGATAGTTACGATCTGGCAATAACAATGACCTCGTAAGACAGTTTGTTACTATTGATTACCTATTATATCATTATTCCGTCAAGTTaacattaaatgaatttagatttaaataagcaattcttatttttttgagtaatagGAAAGTCACAAATGGTAATCGATACGGCTTTTCATATGGAGAGGTTATTGGTAGAGCGTTATCATCAAGCGCTTGTGCAGTTGATCATTTTCAACAACAAGTGCTGAAAGCTGGTATCATAGCCACGAATGGAGATTTTCAAGATGTTCTTACTGCAGCTCATGAAATTGGAcacatgtaaatattttatttttataccgtTACATTAAAACTAAACACACAAATTAagggaaaataaattgcaTGCCTCAAGCGTGGGGTGCTAAGGCTGTGCTCTGCACTCgcctgaaaataaaatagttcaATTTCGTCAAAAAATTGCCAAACGGTCCATTTTATATAGGAGTTCTATAAAATCCGTTCTTAGTGAGCATACACGCTGAGAAAGGAATATGTGTGCCGTATTTCAAGTCAATGGGACCTATAGCGTCGAAaagcacaaaaaaatttgatgttaTCAAAAGTACAGGGTACCTATTCCATTTTGTAGGCCTGTGTTATTAACTTTGACCACCTGATTGCAGGAAATATTGTGGaaactactaaaaaaaattaatattgataagaaTTAGCATtcataatgattaataaagaacacaaaacattcaaaatttgcaAAGatcgaagaaaaataatagccATGAAGATCCCACCATAAAACTGGGCTCAAAAACCGTGGAAAAATTTGCAGTTTGTACCAAAAAATGTtgaagtaaatgaaaatatgcgCGAACTTAAAAAACAGATTTAAAGTACAAAACTTAAAAATCACGGAgcaaaatatttcgaaaaaacttgttcgtatttttttcgtatgttTTGATTCAAAACATTATACAAGAATAATAggcaaacaattaaaaaagagCAATTTTTGAGGGGTcaccaaaaaaagtttcaaatttacaaGTTAGAGTTTTCAACAGGTAATGCAAAACATCAAAAAATGaaggaaattgaataataaaatttttcaaactctcCGATTCAGCAGGGaatgttacatatatattaattttttttatttattgaaaaatccACGCAGATTACTTCGGCTGAGAACAAAAAGTGGATCTAGTATTCTGTATAACGTGAATGATTCCTGTGCTCTATAGGGTTTTCTCCCTACGTAAACAAGTAAACGTTGCACTTTTATTTCTGGTTGACATTATATTAATACTTATAGCAGACTTCGCTTACTAAGCTAGGTCACGATGAACGCGTGTTTCTTTTCTTGTTAGGAACATTTTgacctaaaaatattattttccaatttcATCTTCATCGTGTTATTTAAGCAATTGATTAgattgtttataacttattgTCATAGTAATAAAACTATCATCCAAATAGCAATTCAACATTGTTTATCTAGGTTTTAATGGATTTTGTTGTACGAATAGCGACGCAATTTTTAGCAAATATTAaactatttctattttttttcagccttGGAGCAACTCATGACGATGCAGAATGTCCTAACTCAGCAGGTTATATTATGTCATCAGCAGTAATACCAGGAACATATAGTACTCAATGGTCACAATGCTCATTACGTGATTTTACGAATTTCCTtcggtaaatatttttcacctTTACTCTATTTTCGatcgataaaaattaactttcactTTAAAGTAGAAGTGCATGATATTAGACCCAGATCATAAATTTCCGTTTAAgtaatttgttcaaatttatttttattattattatcatcatttcaATCATCGATAACTGGTGATACATGAAGGTGATCTGATAATACAGTTAATTGCTCTGGATTCACATTGTATTCTCCATAGTTACTGAAATTGAAGTTTTGAGTTTTAGTGTCTAAAATCATTTGAGGAAAGATACATAATAACCACTGCtgcatgaaaaatttcatctgtTATTGACTTGAGTTTGAAATTCTCTGCAAATTTCATACgaaatataatatgtatatgacCTACATGCAccacactgaaaaaaatcggtctatcggttgaccctgtgggcgagccccaaaacttcccgctcttttcaagctccttgagctcaaaaatattgtcaggaatatatttttgatctcTACTgtgctaataaaaattacggtaatttaccgcaGCTTACCGTAAATAACCGTTAAGTActgtaatttacggtattaGGAAGAATTGCCGTTATTTACCGCAAATTGTGGTAACTTAGGCATACTCCGctaaaataccgtattttacggcaaaattttggaaatactGGGGTATTTTACGGCGAAAGTGCGGTATTTTACCGCAAATTTGcagtaatttacggtatttaGAAAAACTACCATAGGATACGGTATTCGGCTGGAAATTACGGCAATATGCcgcaaattacggtaaataGCCGTAATTTGCGGCAAAGTTGCAGCAAATTACGGTAGTTTGCAGTAAAATACGGTTATTTCCCGTAATTCGGAGCCACTACGGCTTCCAGctcgaaaataatttcgtatgccgttttttaccatttttttctcccacAATATTTCATTGACAAATGATTCGATTTTATGTTTAAAGTGGCGATCGACCCATTTGAATAAAGTCTGAAGCTCATCGGATTTCGAAATCGTTTagtttagttattttaaagatatttgcaaaaaaccgttttttgcCATTTCTTTCTTCGCCGATACTTCTTAGAAAAATGACACAATTTTGATGGTTGCGGTGGCAATCGATGCATTTTAATGAATTCTgaaactgatcagattttggaattgtttaCTTTAGgtgtttcaaagatattcgcaaaaaaatgtttttatcgTTTCTTTCGCCcgcgatatctttcgaacgaattatccgattgagaTAGTTAAGGCAGCTATCGTCACGTTTAattaagttctagagctgcatagattttgaagtcgatcgaaTAGGtaatttctgagaaatcaataacaaacttaaaaaaaatctgggcgtcggttagCTCTTTGGGCCAGCCcaaaaacttcccgctgcaatcgagctcaaagagctcgaaaacattagcgtgggtatatttttttgagctcttcgaacTCGAAAATgatattacataaaatttttttcttatgatcttttcaagctctaacaagttacgttttatgctgaagtttgaaaatttaataatcgaaagtcattaatgaagaagtggtttccgattatgttcaaaaaaataagtgtattaagGCAGAAATCGATGTCAGGGatcgaaatcaagatttgaataagttttgactcatgtcagaaacgataaaatatgaaatattcgagaaaaatatcaaaaactccgttctttcaatttttttttgttgatagtATGATTCAATCTAAAAAACAAgttagatgacattatatgctgatcgaaagaaaccatgaAAAGGAAGAGTTAATCTGATTTCAGatatattttagtacattatagTAGGTGTATGACTTAATTTTTACAGATTGTTTTCTATagcttaaaattatatttaaaacagaaaTATTTCGCGTTCTTTCGTGATTTTGTAAGGATCGGATAGAAGTTTCTAACACCAAACGATAAGTCTATACAAGTTACATAACCTCTCAGAATTGTAAAGTTTACGATGGCAACTGATAAACAGCACATTCGACACTGAATTTTATACGAACTCCAACAAGGAAAAAATGCTTCTCAAGCACGGGAATCAATTTGTAGTGTTTTTCGTGACGACATAATATCTTATAAAGCATGCAATTGTTGGTACAAACGTTTGAGAAGTGTTAGCTTCGATCTTAATGACCAGCCGCGCCCTGGGCAACCTCAAAAGTTTGAAGATGCAGAATTGCAAGCTTTATTAGATAAGGACTAAACGCGAACACAACAAGAGCTTGCAGCTCAATTAGGAGTCACTCAAGCATTTATTTCCAAGCGTTTGCACCAAATAGGGAAAATTCATAAACTTGGAAGATGCGTCTTACGCGTGTTGACCGAAGAAACCTTGGTCAACTAATGGAAATATGTCTTTCACTGCTTTTCCGGCAACAAAAAAAGGACTTCTTGTCGAAAATTGTGACGGGTGATGAGAAATACATTTTGTACGAGAATCCCAAACGTAAAAAGTCGTGGGTATATTCCGGGCAACCCTTTACATTGACGCCGAAACCGAACAGCAACTTAAAGAAAGTTCTTCTATGTATCTGGTGGGACAGAAAGGGAGTGCTTTATTATGAGCTTCTGGAAACTGGTCAGATGGTGACAGCAGAGTGCTACAGTCTACAGTTGAATAAATTGAATGAAGAGGTGTATAAGAAATGGCCATTTACTGAGCAAGGAAGCTGGCAAGTTACATTACTGCATGACAACGTTCGACCTCACGTTGCTCGCGTGACTCAAAGGACCCTCTTGAGTTTAGGATGGGAAGTTCTTCCGCAAGTGGCATATTCGCCAGACTTGGCCCCATCTGACTTTTATTTGTTTCGGTCAATGCAGCAAGGTTTATAggataaatagtttaaaacaCTGGATGATGTGCGTAAATTCATCAATGATTTTATCACCTCGAAGCCTGTAAGTTTCTTTCGCGACGGCATCCGTATGCTACCTGATAGATGGCGCAAGGTCATAGAGCAAGATGAACAATATTTCCAAGATTAAGTTTGTTGTTGATTATTTCTTTCTAATTGAAAACACGACttaaaaatctgtaaaaattaagttatacacctaatattatgatttatctggaaaaaatagataaaaaatgttatttttttaatttttcaacgccgatatcttttaaactcattaaccgattttgacgtttgaggtaGAAATCGGGGCATttcattgaattctagagctgattatgGTTTGAAATTGATTGGTGTcgaagatattttgaaaaacccgttttttaccatttttttctccaaaaatgtctcgcgaacgaatgaaccgattttaatggttgaggtagcaatcgacgtattttattgagtcctaaagctgattagattttggaattgtttggTTAAGTTATTTCGAAGATATTCACgaataactgttttttaccatttctttctcccgcaaTATTTCTTGaacaaattaatcaattgaGATGGCAAAAGCGGCGAACGAcgcattttatcaaaaaaataaaaaaaaagtttagtcttttcgtaattcgccaatatcttcaagtctacttgatcaaatgttctgaaatttttagaaaagttgatggccaacaagctgcTTCGATTGACGCCTTAACtattaaaatcggttcattagttaaaaagttatagaccggtcacacacacacacacacacacacacatacgcgCGCGCGCAGGCACACAGATATAGTTTCTCCGAtatcattctaaaaatagtcataATAGCTTCCTAAGACATCGAAACCTtgacatttgatgaaatttcaatttttgccAATCGcagtgaaaacaataactttccgaaatttttgaaaatcatcgattttctaagcgggaagttaaaaaagtattttttctcCTGGAATCTAAAGTATTAGTGACCTAATCTTCCTATAGTAAGTAAACTTATTCTTCCTGCACGAAACCTGGTCTTATTCACACAGAAATACGGAGTTTTACCGTGGGACTCAAACTTTACGCTATGCTACTATAGCAATCCTTGTTTCCTGCATTTTTACCTCTTCTTATTATGTGACAGATATCAGTGTAATTgtcaacaaataataaaataaaccgtGCAGTGTGCTTTTCTACTAATTAttagattattgatcaatttttattcatttttcgtctcaattgttgataatacatctattatattaaataatactcTTATTTACACAAATCCATACCTGTCAATAAAGTGAgggtaagtttattttatgttcTGTACATATTATGTAATTAAGTTTTGCTGTAGTCAGTATACGTATTACTCTATGAAATAAACTTTGGTATTCTTACCACAAGATTACCAATATTGCTaccatcacaaaaaaatttactaggaGGAAATAGTATATTctgtgacaagggatgaaacaagacgatttTAGACTAGGGTGAGGTCGGCTGCCCGAGCCGCAGGCGAAGGCTGACATCAAccgcagtctgaaatcgtgttttatccTGAGTCacacactatatttttcatgattacctgcatcgAAACTTGAAGattcagtgtcagcagccagtaagaaacaagttaatttcaacCCGATGATGTGACGAACTGTTAGAGAATAAGAAATATGTGATTTACAGTcacttattaaatagtaaataatacaaaaatattattttcactcattttttagtaattatatttggttcattaaaactgtcacttaaaaaatgaaatgattaAGTTGAAGTGGcaagtaaacaaatgaaagtAATAAGGCTGCGaatgaacattaaatataactagcACAGGGCAGAAACAATTGTGTTTTTTTCCAAGGAAAGGAACACGCATGTTTCTGCCCGCTGTGAAGGGATTTGTGAATTACGAATTTACTAGCAGTTGTTTGCAGAATCGGCTTGAAATTAGCTTGTTTCGACGAActgtagagacactgaaacttcaagtttcaATACTGgtattatgaaaaatacttttttatcattgcAACGAATTGGTTACGTAggatatatgttatatatattttctcatGATGTCAACTGCGGGTCTTATTTCCGAGCGATGATTAGCAGAGGGAAAGAATATGATTCCTGAACAACTATAGCTTGGTCATTTTTCCTTGCACACATATCGAAAAATTACTTCTCCCCTAGTAGCATTTTTAAGGAAGTCTTACGTAAATCGGTATCCCCAAGCTTTATTAAGTCTGCATCATCAGCGTTGGACTAGTCTAAGGTAAAATACGTAAAGTGAACCTGTAGCAATACTTGCGTAAGACAAGATACATGCTTGAGATGCATTTGCTTCGATTTGCCGCAGAATTGCATAAGATTCTTGGACGTGGCCACCCTCATCGTTTTTTCATGAGTCGTCTATTAAGCATTAGTATTGTGGATGTAGTGGCACCCACTTTATgttcgaaataattttatcgaccgataatattattgatttatagcactataaatttgaatgagGACCACTGGATTTGCTATAGGTACTGCGTTTGAGCCTGGAGTGACTCGGAGAAAAAGATGCTCGATATCTTAAGCAATTCTGCAGCAACTTTGACCTAAAATTGTTAAACTGTACACATATCACTTGAGAATGACATCAGACTATTTGAACAGATTTGAGTAAATTTTTGTGAAGAATCTTAAGCAAGACTAAATAAAATCTGCATCAAATATAATCATGAAGTACATCTTCTTCAAATcttgtttaaattttcgtgTCAAACGTGTTGAAGGACATTCGTAAAGTA encodes:
- the LOC103569156 gene encoding venom metalloproteinase 2 isoform X2: MTFVTQPNGSRTIHSGSIGSENLFIIPIPQSRKYQFYKFNSYDNYYYTHNDNKYQTSYAHKSPITKYPYLSNNNFYTYYQQMNTIPDTIYPEILIIIDYELLVNIGEDKIIIYLIQFWNQVDLLFRTLSNPQYKLNIAGIVIPMEPDTLQYLTDGSFSSYGRNNVDLHIALRSFKKWIYQQRYVIPIDSYDLAITMTSKVTNGNRYGFSYGEVIGRALSSSACAVDHFQQQVLKAGIIATNGDFQDVLTAAHEIGHILGATHDDAECPNSAGYIMSSAVIPGTYSTQWSQCSLRDFTNFLRTNPTCLYNKPKT
- the LOC103569156 gene encoding venom metalloproteinase 2 isoform X1, whose product is MEMSAFGEEIKLVLKKSGSVLFGAATPVYKLFKNYDMSYSMYRNEPDVHSEKETFEDIVQSASMTFVTQPNGSRTIHSGSIGSENLFIIPIPQSRKYQFYKFNSYDNYYYTHNDNKYQTSYAHKSPITKYPYLSNNNFYTYYQQMNTIPDTIYPEILIIIDYELLVNIGEDKIIIYLIQFWNQVDLLFRTLSNPQYKLNIAGIVIPMEPDTLQYLTDGSFSSYGRNNVDLHIALRSFKKWIYQQRYVIPIDSYDLAITMTSKVTNGNRYGFSYGEVIGRALSSSACAVDHFQQQVLKAGIIATNGDFQDVLTAAHEIGHILGATHDDAECPNSAGYIMSSAVIPGTYSTQWSQCSLRDFTNFLRTNPTCLYNKPKT